The Streptomyces cyaneogriseus subsp. noncyanogenus region CCCAGTTCAAGCCGGAGCGGGTGACGCTCTGGGCCCTGCTGCTGTGCCTGGTCGTCAGCGTCGGCCTCAGCGTGGTCGGGCCGAAGATCCTCGGCCGGGCCACCGACCTGGTCTTCGCGGGCATCGTCGGGCGGGACATGCCGTCCGGGGCCACCAAGGAGCAGGTCCTGGAGGGCATGCGGGAGCGCGGCGACGACGGGGTCGCCGACATGCTCCGCAGCACGGACTTCACCCCGGGCCAGGGCATCGACTTCACGGCCGTGGGCAACGTCCTGCTGCTCGCGCTGGGCACCTTCCTCGCCGCCGGTCTGCTGATGGCGGTGGCGACGCGGCTGGTGAACCGGGCGGTCAACCGGACCGTGTACCGGCTGCGCGAGGACGTGCAGACCAAGCTGTCCCGGCTGCCGCTGTCCTACTTCGACAAGCGGCAGCGGGGCGAGGTGCTGTCCCGGGCCACCAACGACATCGACAACATGGGGCAGACGCTCCAGCAGTCGATGGGCCAGCTCATCAACTCGCTGCTGACCATCATCGGCGTGCTCGCGATGATGTTCTACGTCTCCTGGATCCTGGCGCTGGTCTCGCTGGTGACCGTGCCGCTGTCGTTCGTCGTCGCCACCCGCGTGGGCAAGCGCTCGCAGCCGCAGTTCGTGCAGCAGTGGCGGACCACCGGCACGCTGAACGCGCACATCGAGGAGATGTACACCGGCCACACCCTGGTCAAGGTGTTCGGACGGCAGGAGGAGTCGGCCCAGCAGTTCGCGGAGCAGAACGAGGCGCTGTACGAGGCGGGGTTCAAGGCGCAGTTCAACAGCGGGATCATGCAGCCGCTGATGATGTTCGTCTCCAACCTGAACTACGTCCTGATCGCGGTGGTCGGCGGGCTGCGGGTCGCCACCGGCTCGCTGTCCATCGGTGACGTCCAGGCGTTCATCCAGTACTCGCGGCAGTTCTCGATGCCGCTGACGCAGGTGGCGTCGATGGCGAATCTGGTGCAGTCGGGTGTCGCGTCGGCCGAGCGGATCTTCGAGCTGCTGGACGCGGAGGAGCAGGGGCCGGACCCGGTGCCGGCCGAGAAGCCGGCCGAGCTGCACGGCCGGGTGGAGCTGGAGCGGGTGTCGTTCCGCTACGACCCCGACAAGCCGCTGATCGAGAACCTGTCGCTGAAGGTGGAGCCGGGGCACACCGTCGCCATCGTCGGGCCGACGGGCGCGGGCAAGACCACCCTGGTCAACCTGCTGATGCGGTTCTACGAGGTCTCCGGCGGGCGGATCACCCTCGACGGTGTCGACATCGCGAGGATGTCCCGCGACGAGCTGCGCGCCGGGATCGGCATGGTGCTCCAGGACACCTGGCTGTTCGGCGGCACCATCGCGGAGAACATCGCCTACGGTGCCGCCCGCGAGGTCACGCGCGGGGAGATCGAGGAGGCG contains the following coding sequences:
- a CDS encoding ABC transporter ATP-binding protein, with translation MAGPAARMMAGGGPDQRTMDFKGSGKRLLAQFKPERVTLWALLLCLVVSVGLSVVGPKILGRATDLVFAGIVGRDMPSGATKEQVLEGMRERGDDGVADMLRSTDFTPGQGIDFTAVGNVLLLALGTFLAAGLLMAVATRLVNRAVNRTVYRLREDVQTKLSRLPLSYFDKRQRGEVLSRATNDIDNMGQTLQQSMGQLINSLLTIIGVLAMMFYVSWILALVSLVTVPLSFVVATRVGKRSQPQFVQQWRTTGTLNAHIEEMYTGHTLVKVFGRQEESAQQFAEQNEALYEAGFKAQFNSGIMQPLMMFVSNLNYVLIAVVGGLRVATGSLSIGDVQAFIQYSRQFSMPLTQVASMANLVQSGVASAERIFELLDAEEQGPDPVPAEKPAELHGRVELERVSFRYDPDKPLIENLSLKVEPGHTVAIVGPTGAGKTTLVNLLMRFYEVSGGRITLDGVDIARMSRDELRAGIGMVLQDTWLFGGTIAENIAYGAAREVTRGEIEEAARAAHADRFIRTLPDGYDTVIDDEGSGVSAGEKQLITIARAFLSDPVILVLDEATSSVDTRTEVLIQKAMAKLAAGRTSFVIAHRLSTIRDADTILVMENGSIVEQGTHHDLLAAGGAYARLYQAQFAQAVVEVD